In one Pseudomonas sp. R84 genomic region, the following are encoded:
- a CDS encoding class I tRNA ligase family protein, whose amino-acid sequence MKTFALLEQPQTGEAADLTFKRGSLFAAFMSRATQCAPVTADKIEAGLHLNRLLENGQVHFNTLEDGSFEAFYGPSSDATVQISTQIPFWSEKIVSRIRKSVRQSQGAICSLKLFDSPESIDVFVTDWSSCTAACAIAVHKYHWFTRRLSERPDADNYFTGAYVRNPLTGDLMSVWVADWVKPDFGTGAVLVNPAHNKTDLEFAKQVGLPIRFALSLDAQVDEHSMPTPPVLKAGFAIRTGWLDSKPAAQVHNDTINVLLRKGSARLHEDKRIPGEVIARIEQTSPERAELYWSPQHGTFHQESTQGLPVRVDFSPSFQAAVTTVAHRPDHLQVDAAIQKKNIGVLAGLIFDLGGLEAFVPLTLLESVEYAGSRSEGDPAVDLALLVGEEPEKVLVIRKALIDQIDSFLNGCQKLSARLGENGALPPAQVTTALTQGDPVSAFRTFYQWQKQMVANDEVVDQSAYTSILSTFGLKSA is encoded by the coding sequence ATGAAAACTTTTGCATTGCTGGAGCAGCCACAAACTGGCGAAGCTGCTGACCTTACCTTCAAGCGAGGCTCGCTGTTTGCCGCGTTCATGAGTCGTGCAACCCAATGCGCGCCGGTCACTGCCGATAAGATCGAGGCGGGCTTGCACCTGAACCGGCTGCTGGAAAATGGTCAAGTGCACTTCAACACACTCGAAGATGGTTCATTCGAGGCATTCTATGGTCCATCCAGCGATGCCACGGTGCAAATCTCGACACAGATTCCATTCTGGTCGGAAAAAATTGTCTCGCGGATTCGAAAGAGCGTGCGTCAATCCCAGGGCGCGATCTGTTCGTTGAAGCTTTTCGATTCGCCAGAGTCCATCGATGTATTCGTCACGGACTGGAGCTCCTGCACAGCAGCCTGCGCCATCGCCGTACACAAATATCACTGGTTCACACGTCGATTGTCCGAACGCCCCGATGCCGACAACTATTTCACCGGTGCCTATGTCCGTAATCCGTTAACTGGCGACCTGATGTCCGTGTGGGTCGCGGACTGGGTCAAGCCCGACTTCGGTACGGGTGCCGTACTGGTTAACCCTGCTCACAACAAGACTGATCTTGAGTTCGCCAAGCAGGTCGGCCTGCCGATTCGGTTCGCCCTCTCTCTCGATGCGCAAGTGGACGAGCACTCGATGCCGACCCCTCCTGTGCTCAAAGCTGGTTTCGCCATCCGCACCGGTTGGCTTGATAGCAAGCCTGCGGCGCAAGTCCACAACGACACAATCAACGTGCTTCTGCGCAAGGGTAGCGCTCGGTTGCACGAAGATAAACGCATCCCTGGCGAAGTGATTGCTCGTATTGAGCAAACTTCGCCAGAGAGGGCAGAACTGTACTGGAGCCCTCAACACGGGACATTCCATCAGGAATCTACCCAAGGATTACCCGTTCGGGTGGATTTCAGTCCGAGTTTTCAGGCAGCGGTGACCACGGTCGCGCATCGCCCGGATCATCTGCAAGTCGACGCGGCAATACAGAAGAAGAATATTGGTGTGCTTGCCGGGCTGATCTTCGATTTGGGTGGATTAGAGGCATTTGTTCCTCTGACGCTGCTTGAGTCCGTCGAGTATGCCGGTAGCCGCAGTGAAGGCGATCCAGCGGTAGACCTTGCGCTTTTGGTTGGGGAAGAACCCGAGAAGGTGCTAGTGATCCGCAAGGCTTTGATCGACCAGATCGACAGTTTCCTCAATGGTTGTCAGAAGCTTTCAGCTCGTTTGGGAGAGAACGGTGCATTGCCGCCTGCTCAAGTGACTACCGCGCTAACCCAAGGCGATCCGGTCTCGGCCTTCCGGACCTTTTACCAATGGCAGAAGCAGATGGTCGCTAACGATGAAGTAGTCGACCAGTCTGCCTACACCTCGATTCTTTCAACATTTGGCCTCAAATCGGCCTGA
- a CDS encoding LysE family transporter, which produces MEIFLYAFSVMYSPGPVNVMGLNAGLTGQFRRTVGFFIGVGCAMFALFLIFGYTGEALISRSVLPYLALIGGLYTLYLAFKVFTSKVVLPGKTEETQSPDKPLTFWNGFLIQALNPKGMMVVLPITTVMFPAAHVTGASIAVVSTMIALGGAGAPGIYSLLGAVLGKRITKESYFNFFNRLMGIALAICAAFMLYDFYAHTQGL; this is translated from the coding sequence ATGGAAATCTTCCTCTACGCGTTCAGCGTCATGTACAGCCCCGGTCCGGTCAATGTGATGGGTCTGAATGCCGGACTCACGGGACAGTTTCGTCGCACGGTCGGATTCTTCATCGGCGTAGGCTGCGCGATGTTCGCGTTATTCCTTATTTTTGGTTACACCGGCGAGGCGCTGATTTCTCGCTCCGTACTGCCATACCTGGCGCTCATCGGTGGGCTTTATACCTTGTACCTGGCGTTCAAGGTCTTTACCTCAAAAGTGGTTCTGCCGGGCAAGACCGAAGAGACGCAGTCGCCGGACAAACCACTTACATTCTGGAACGGCTTCTTGATCCAGGCGCTGAATCCAAAAGGGATGATGGTGGTTCTGCCCATCACCACGGTGATGTTCCCGGCTGCCCATGTCACCGGTGCCAGTATCGCGGTGGTATCAACCATGATCGCACTGGGCGGCGCAGGAGCCCCCGGTATCTATTCGCTGCTGGGCGCTGTTCTTGGCAAGCGCATCACCAAAGAGTCTTACTTCAACTTCTTCAATCGGCTGATGGGTATCGCTCTGGCGATCTGTGCGGCTTTCATGCTCTACGACTTCTACGCTCACACGCAAGGACTCTGA
- a CDS encoding cupin domain-containing protein — MHKQQPVINWDTVPREQLGDLIVRQIVSGDELMMVKLTMKAGAVVKHHSHPNEQMTYILKGKIRFTHGLDMEQSTTLCAGDVLHFPANVPHAAECLEDTIDLDVFTPPRRDWFTTNGNDYFERPVEANDA, encoded by the coding sequence ATGCACAAGCAACAGCCAGTGATCAATTGGGATACCGTCCCGAGAGAGCAATTGGGCGACTTGATAGTCCGGCAGATCGTCAGCGGTGATGAGCTGATGATGGTCAAGCTGACGATGAAGGCTGGCGCCGTCGTTAAGCATCACAGTCATCCCAACGAACAGATGACTTATATCCTCAAGGGAAAAATCCGCTTCACACACGGGCTGGATATGGAGCAGAGCACAACATTGTGTGCGGGGGACGTTCTGCACTTTCCAGCCAATGTACCGCACGCAGCGGAGTGCCTTGAGGACACGATCGACCTTGATGTGTTTACGCCACCACGCCGCGACTGGTTCACCACGAATGGCAACGACTATTTCGAACGGCCGGTCGAGGCGAACGATGCGTAA
- a CDS encoding thioesterase domain-containing protein: MRNPPSTRWLQRTVQPAARSRLLCFPFGGGSASFYRDWQAMLGPQIEVCAIQLPGREARFGEPFITDINDLLPPLVHAASDLFKLPLHLFGYSLGAGIAHKFATYCDSLYPNARIVSLTACASSAAAADRLCSSTMNDEQFMKYIMGLGGLPQEVAANPGLRAIALRTLRSDFSLSESINLADADPVSIPVLAIGGDADPSVPISGLEAWSSKTTENCFHQVFPGDHFFVRQNLPEVIDSLRDFIAL, encoded by the coding sequence ATGCGTAACCCACCCTCGACCAGATGGCTGCAGAGAACTGTCCAACCGGCAGCTCGCAGTCGATTGCTGTGTTTTCCGTTCGGCGGCGGCAGCGCCTCGTTCTATAGAGACTGGCAAGCGATGCTGGGCCCGCAAATTGAAGTTTGCGCTATCCAGTTACCAGGACGGGAAGCACGTTTTGGCGAGCCGTTCATCACGGATATCAATGATCTTTTGCCGCCATTGGTCCACGCTGCCAGCGATCTGTTCAAGCTGCCTTTGCACTTGTTTGGCTACAGCCTGGGTGCTGGCATCGCGCATAAATTCGCTACCTACTGCGATTCTCTCTATCCCAATGCGCGGATAGTTTCGCTTACGGCATGTGCGAGCTCAGCAGCTGCCGCAGATCGATTGTGTTCATCAACCATGAACGACGAGCAGTTCATGAAGTACATCATGGGGCTCGGAGGTCTTCCCCAAGAAGTGGCGGCTAATCCGGGTTTGCGTGCGATTGCCCTGAGGACCTTGCGTAGCGACTTCAGTCTTTCTGAAAGCATAAATCTTGCTGACGCTGACCCGGTTTCAATACCCGTTCTCGCGATCGGCGGCGATGCCGACCCTTCTGTCCCGATCTCCGGTTTGGAGGCATGGTCTAGCAAGACCACGGAGAATTGTTTCCACCAAGTGTTCCCTGGTGATCACTTTTTCGTTCGTCAGAACCTGCCGGAAGTAATAGACAGCCTGCGAGATTTTATCGCCTTGTAA
- a CDS encoding LysE family transporter codes for MDFINVFLNVTTGASLILMMPGPTNTLLMTSGYTCGPAKTLPLIATEAFGYSIAISAWGFVLIALSARYPGIGTAVKLLCAAYLAYLAVRIASTKLLASESRRPAVSSRSLLTATLLNPKALLFASVVFPREVYGTAQLYSWALLSFVLIVVPIGFAWAWLGQVVRTAPSHAMQLWVPKLIGLSLLSFSIYLTCSALK; via the coding sequence ATGGATTTCATTAACGTGTTTCTCAACGTCACCACAGGTGCATCGTTGATTTTGATGATGCCTGGCCCTACCAACACCTTGCTAATGACATCCGGTTATACCTGTGGCCCAGCCAAAACTTTGCCTCTGATCGCCACCGAAGCATTTGGCTACAGCATTGCAATCAGCGCTTGGGGGTTTGTACTCATAGCATTGTCCGCACGGTATCCGGGCATCGGTACAGCAGTGAAGTTACTGTGCGCGGCCTATCTGGCTTATCTGGCTGTGCGCATTGCCTCGACGAAGCTGCTGGCAAGCGAGTCCCGCCGACCGGCAGTAAGCTCCAGATCATTGCTGACGGCAACGTTGCTCAATCCCAAGGCACTGTTATTTGCCTCTGTGGTGTTTCCGCGAGAAGTTTATGGTACTGCGCAGCTCTACAGTTGGGCGCTGCTGTCCTTCGTCCTGATCGTCGTGCCGATTGGATTCGCCTGGGCCTGGTTGGGGCAGGTCGTACGGACAGCTCCAAGCCATGCCATGCAACTCTGGGTGCCCAAACTGATCGGGCTGTCTCTACTCTCCTTTTCCATTTACCTGACTTGCTCGGCACTCAAATGA
- a CDS encoding quinone oxidoreductase translates to MKTDDTLQVIFRSHGSPSVIEYQSMAVNALGPGQVRIHNHAIGVNFIDTYFRSGLYPPPALPSGLGTEGAGTVIECADDVTRFRIGDRVAYVQSSLGAYATQHWVDQSRLVHLPDDISYVTAAGGLLKGLTTICLFNRVSQPKSGDTVLFHAAAGGVGLLACQYAKRKGIRLIGVVSTQAKAELARSAGAWTTLLAGDDIADQTRRLTGGKGVPFVYDSVGRSTWQASLNATASCGHIISFGNSSGPVENVALAQLARAGSLTVSRPILFDYISDSAVLQSYAEEFFQCLREGMKVQVGATLSLAEAERAHTLLESRNTTGSIVLIP, encoded by the coding sequence ATGAAAACTGACGACACACTACAAGTGATCTTTCGTTCCCACGGATCACCTTCCGTGATTGAGTACCAGTCTATGGCGGTCAATGCGTTGGGGCCGGGACAAGTGAGAATCCACAATCACGCGATTGGTGTGAATTTTATCGACACCTACTTCCGCTCCGGGCTGTACCCTCCTCCTGCGTTGCCCTCAGGGTTGGGCACCGAGGGCGCTGGTACGGTGATTGAATGTGCAGACGATGTGACGCGATTCCGGATTGGTGACAGGGTTGCTTACGTACAATCTTCGCTGGGCGCCTATGCAACACAACACTGGGTGGATCAAAGCCGACTTGTTCACCTGCCGGACGATATCAGCTACGTAACCGCCGCCGGCGGCTTGCTAAAGGGTCTTACCACGATTTGCTTGTTCAATCGGGTCAGTCAGCCGAAAAGCGGGGATACGGTTCTTTTTCATGCCGCAGCCGGTGGCGTGGGCTTGCTGGCCTGCCAATACGCCAAGCGCAAAGGTATTCGCCTGATCGGCGTTGTTTCAACGCAAGCCAAGGCTGAGTTGGCGCGCTCGGCGGGAGCGTGGACGACCCTGCTTGCTGGAGATGACATCGCCGACCAGACAAGGCGGCTAACCGGCGGAAAGGGGGTGCCATTTGTCTACGACTCAGTCGGGCGTTCTACCTGGCAAGCCTCGCTGAATGCCACAGCTTCCTGCGGACATATCATCAGTTTTGGCAATTCATCAGGGCCCGTTGAAAACGTGGCACTAGCGCAACTGGCACGCGCGGGATCACTAACAGTCAGCCGCCCCATATTGTTCGACTACATCAGCGATTCAGCAGTACTGCAAAGCTATGCGGAGGAATTTTTCCAGTGTTTGCGAGAGGGGATGAAGGTTCAAGTGGGCGCAACCCTGTCGCTTGCGGAAGCCGAGCGAGCACACACGTTGTTGGAAAGTCGTAACACGACTGGATCTATAGTACTCATACCTTAG
- a CDS encoding AraC family transcriptional regulator codes for MIELPSPKDWVRHSPHTSKLERLEAFFSAHGFDPHRHDTYAIGRTLSGVQSFRYRGENRNSLPGETLVLHPDEEHDGHAGSDSGFRYRMLYITPELAQQVLHGKPLPFLKGGISSDPRFAAATDNILSALDDPLDPLEEDDAIFQLFTTLQAICGERAATGANCFTAADRAREYMNDNLQQPVSLDDLADCTGRDKWSLSKDYRVYFGTSPHRYLTMRRLDRVKAAIFAGKSLVEASVEAGFFDQSHMTKHFKKAFGVSPARWCRSRDRDLI; via the coding sequence ATGATTGAGCTTCCATCTCCGAAGGATTGGGTACGACATTCGCCTCACACATCAAAACTCGAGCGGTTGGAAGCTTTTTTTAGCGCACATGGTTTTGACCCTCATCGGCATGACACATATGCCATTGGCCGGACACTTTCGGGCGTGCAAAGTTTTCGCTATCGCGGGGAGAATCGGAATAGCCTGCCAGGGGAAACCTTGGTCCTGCACCCAGATGAAGAACACGACGGCCATGCCGGCAGCGATTCGGGCTTCCGTTATCGAATGCTGTATATCACTCCGGAGTTAGCTCAGCAGGTGCTGCACGGTAAACCTTTGCCCTTCCTGAAAGGAGGCATCTCCAGTGATCCCCGGTTTGCCGCTGCAACTGACAACATACTTTCCGCGTTGGATGATCCGCTCGATCCGCTAGAGGAGGACGACGCTATATTTCAACTCTTCACCACGCTGCAAGCCATATGTGGCGAGCGTGCCGCTACCGGTGCCAATTGCTTTACGGCGGCCGACAGAGCGCGGGAGTATATGAACGATAATCTTCAGCAACCGGTCAGCCTGGATGACCTGGCTGATTGCACCGGTCGGGACAAGTGGAGTTTATCCAAAGACTATCGGGTTTATTTCGGCACAAGCCCCCACCGCTATCTGACGATGCGACGTTTGGACCGAGTCAAAGCGGCGATTTTTGCGGGTAAATCGCTGGTGGAAGCTTCGGTAGAGGCAGGTTTTTTTGATCAAAGCCACATGACCAAGCATTTCAAAAAAGCATTTGGAGTATCACCGGCGCGCTGGTGTCGGTCGAGGGATAGAGATTTAATCTAA
- a CDS encoding response regulator transcription factor, translated as MRVAILDDEPAELRRVEQTLQQMADTGEQPWSLHSFERGEDLLRQLRRETFDLLILDWQLPDLTGLALLRWTREHMEAPPAAIMLTSRDGESDIVQALNAGADDYVSKPFRPNELKARVAAVLRRHSQQRAAASEVLSFIDLTFDDAELTVTREGKPIVMTEREYRLARCLFSNLGRPLSRDYLYERFWPHEEMASSRPLDTHIYRLRNKLGLTADRGWQLLTIYGYGYRLESVAAVNE; from the coding sequence ATGCGCGTTGCGATACTGGACGACGAACCCGCCGAACTGCGCCGGGTCGAGCAAACCCTGCAGCAGATGGCCGATACCGGCGAACAGCCGTGGTCACTGCACAGTTTCGAACGCGGTGAGGACCTGCTGCGCCAACTGCGCCGGGAAACCTTCGACCTGCTGATCCTCGATTGGCAACTGCCCGACCTCACCGGTCTGGCCCTGCTGCGCTGGACCCGCGAGCATATGGAAGCGCCACCGGCGGCGATTATGCTGACCAGTCGTGATGGCGAGAGCGATATTGTTCAGGCGTTGAATGCCGGGGCTGATGATTATGTGAGCAAGCCGTTTCGGCCGAATGAGTTGAAGGCGCGGGTGGCTGCGGTGTTGCGTCGGCATAGCCAGCAACGGGCGGCGGCTAGCGAAGTATTGAGCTTCATTGACCTGACCTTCGATGACGCCGAACTGACCGTCACCCGCGAGGGCAAACCCATCGTCATGACCGAGCGTGAGTATCGACTGGCTCGGTGTCTGTTCAGCAATCTGGGCCGGCCATTGTCTCGGGATTATCTGTATGAGCGGTTTTGGCCGCATGAGGAGATGGCATCGTCACGGCCGTTGGATACGCATATCTATAGATTGCGCAACAAACTCGGGCTGACGGCGGATCGAGGGTGGCAGTTACTGACTATTTATGGATATGGGTATCGGTTGGAGAGTGTGGCAGCGGTAAACGAGTGA
- a CDS encoding HAMP domain-containing sensor histidine kinase encodes MNNQRRRESREPSQVQRLFRQLVREWLWISLVLLPLTALLSYRAQINLHDATPVMGALLSVALVAGSLGFLLWRPRWALWVTLIGMACALLTSAGLAEARRWWSPTPAVLGMLFGYLIWNWRRLSVVLTYFGWELARLDSEPKVFPERRRSQFTGADRLQGQIMALEQAMSRTRDTRRFIADGLEYLPVATLISDPKGQILLGNRKARQLFDHNLVGDDVLDQLASLGYPDLSTEARPTLSALPLLEFRDSKERSLRLERAALLPVDGDTPIGWLLSLTDLSAEREAEEQRSVLLRFLSHDLRAPHSAILALLDVHRHQVGADAPLFEQIERQVRRALDLTDGFVLLARAESEAYQFQPTLFAMLVLDVLDQALPIAQQKRIELLHDMDEESQERLINADQGLLTRALFNLLENAIKYSPADTTITLRFSCREEWLHCELIDQGKGIAADELPDLFSQYRRFSSAQGIDGVGLGLSMVKAVVDHHGGKIECRSAVDQGTTFLLELPLVPD; translated from the coding sequence ATGAACAATCAGCGCCGGCGCGAAAGCCGTGAGCCGAGTCAGGTGCAGCGACTGTTTCGACAGTTGGTGCGTGAGTGGTTGTGGATAAGTCTAGTGCTGTTGCCGCTGACTGCGTTGCTGTCTTATCGCGCGCAGATCAACCTGCACGATGCGACTCCAGTTATGGGCGCGTTGTTGTCAGTTGCTTTGGTGGCGGGCAGTCTTGGATTTCTGTTATGGCGCCCGCGTTGGGCGCTCTGGGTAACGTTGATCGGCATGGCGTGCGCGTTGCTGACCAGTGCAGGTTTAGCGGAAGCGCGTCGTTGGTGGTCGCCGACGCCGGCAGTGCTGGGGATGTTGTTCGGTTATCTGATCTGGAACTGGCGGCGCCTGAGTGTAGTGCTGACCTATTTCGGTTGGGAGCTGGCACGGCTCGACAGCGAGCCGAAAGTTTTCCCCGAACGCCGTCGCTCGCAATTCACGGGTGCTGATCGCCTGCAGGGCCAGATCATGGCGCTTGAGCAAGCCATGAGCCGTACCCGCGATACCCGGCGCTTTATTGCCGACGGCTTGGAGTATCTGCCAGTCGCCACGCTGATCAGCGATCCCAAGGGCCAGATCCTGCTGGGCAATCGCAAGGCTCGCCAGCTATTCGATCACAACTTGGTGGGGGACGATGTTCTCGATCAACTGGCGAGCCTCGGTTACCCGGATTTATCCACAGAAGCGCGACCGACTTTGTCCGCCCTGCCGCTGTTGGAGTTTCGCGATAGCAAGGAACGCAGCCTGCGTCTCGAGCGTGCCGCCCTCCTTCCGGTGGACGGTGACACGCCAATTGGCTGGCTCCTGAGCCTCACTGACCTCAGCGCTGAACGCGAGGCCGAGGAACAACGTAGCGTGTTGCTGCGCTTTCTTTCCCACGACCTGCGCGCCCCGCACTCGGCGATCCTCGCCTTGCTCGATGTGCACCGTCATCAAGTGGGGGCCGATGCGCCGTTGTTCGAACAAATCGAACGCCAGGTACGTCGCGCGCTGGATCTGACTGACGGGTTTGTTCTGCTGGCGCGTGCCGAATCCGAGGCTTACCAATTTCAGCCGACGTTGTTCGCGATGTTGGTGCTGGACGTGCTGGATCAAGCGTTGCCCATCGCCCAGCAGAAACGTATCGAGCTGCTGCATGACATGGATGAAGAGTCGCAAGAACGTCTGATCAATGCTGATCAGGGCTTGCTGACCCGCGCGCTGTTCAACCTCTTGGAGAACGCGATCAAGTACAGCCCGGCAGATACCACTATCACCCTGCGCTTCAGTTGCCGCGAGGAATGGTTGCACTGTGAATTGATCGATCAAGGCAAGGGCATCGCCGCTGATGAATTGCCCGACCTGTTCAGTCAATACCGACGTTTTTCTTCCGCGCAGGGCATCGACGGCGTGGGCCTCGGCTTATCGATGGTCAAAGCGGTAGTCGATCATCACGGCGGCAAAATTGAATGCCGCAGCGCGGTTGATCAAGGCACCACCTTCCTGCTTGAGTTACCGCTTGTCCCCGACTGA
- a CDS encoding lysophospholipid acyltransferase family protein: MSILRAIRIFLFYLLLGTTSLLWCSLSFFIAPFLPFKARYRFINVYWCRCALWLTKVFLGIRYEIKGAQNVPDRPCVIQSNHQSTWETFFLSAYFSPLSQVLKRELLYVPFFGWAMAMLRPIAIDRDNPKAALKQVAAKGDELLKDNVWVLIFPEGTRVPYGTVGKFSRSGSALAVNAALPVLPIAHNAGKFWPKIGWGKKSGVITVVIGEPMYAEGTGPRAIAELNDRVQAWNEKTQREMGSLPPAPQAPAASDQVAV; the protein is encoded by the coding sequence ATGTCGATACTGCGGGCCATCAGGATTTTTCTCTTTTACCTGCTGCTGGGCACCACCTCCCTGCTGTGGTGCAGCTTGAGTTTTTTTATCGCGCCGTTTTTGCCATTCAAGGCGCGTTATCGTTTTATCAACGTGTACTGGTGTCGCTGCGCCTTGTGGTTGACCAAGGTGTTTCTCGGTATCCGTTACGAAATCAAAGGCGCGCAAAACGTGCCTGACAGGCCCTGCGTGATTCAGTCGAACCACCAGAGCACTTGGGAGACGTTCTTTCTCTCCGCTTATTTCTCGCCGTTGAGCCAGGTGCTCAAGCGCGAACTGCTTTACGTGCCGTTCTTCGGCTGGGCGATGGCCATGTTGCGGCCGATCGCGATTGATCGCGATAACCCGAAAGCTGCTTTGAAACAAGTCGCGGCGAAGGGTGATGAGTTGCTGAAGGACAACGTTTGGGTGCTGATCTTCCCGGAAGGTACACGCGTTCCTTACGGCACTGTCGGCAAGTTCTCCCGCAGTGGTAGCGCTTTGGCGGTGAATGCGGCGCTTCCTGTGCTGCCGATTGCACACAATGCCGGCAAGTTCTGGCCGAAAATCGGCTGGGGCAAGAAGTCCGGGGTGATCACCGTAGTCATCGGCGAACCGATGTATGCCGAAGGCACAGGCCCGCGCGCCATCGCCGAGCTGAACGACCGGGTGCAAGCCTGGAACGAGAAGACTCAGCGCGAAATGGGCTCGCTGCCACCGGCCCCGCAGGCACCTGCTGCAAGCGATCAAGTGGCTGTCTGA
- the gmhB gene encoding D-glycero-beta-D-manno-heptose 1,7-bisphosphate 7-phosphatase produces MLLKLLILDRDGVINYDSDAYIKSVAEWIPLPGSIEAIAQLSKAGWTVAVATNQSGIARGYYDLATLDAMHARLRELVAEQGGDVGLIVYCPHGPDEGCDCRKPKPGMLKTIAAHYNVELTNVWFVGDSLGDLEAAKAVDSQPVLVKTGKGAKTQGKTLPVGTLIFDDLAAIAAELIHN; encoded by the coding sequence TTGCTGTTGAAACTGCTGATTCTCGATCGGGACGGAGTGATCAATTACGACTCCGACGCTTACATCAAGTCCGTGGCGGAGTGGATTCCGTTGCCCGGCTCGATCGAAGCGATTGCGCAGTTGAGCAAGGCCGGCTGGACGGTGGCGGTGGCCACCAACCAGTCGGGCATTGCTCGCGGCTATTACGACCTCGCCACCCTCGATGCCATGCACGCGCGTTTGCGCGAGTTGGTGGCGGAGCAGGGCGGTGACGTCGGGCTGATCGTGTATTGCCCGCACGGGCCGGACGAAGGCTGCGATTGCCGCAAACCGAAACCGGGAATGTTGAAAACCATCGCGGCGCATTACAACGTCGAGCTGACCAATGTCTGGTTCGTCGGCGACAGCCTTGGTGACCTGGAGGCCGCCAAAGCCGTCGATTCACAGCCAGTTTTGGTAAAGACCGGAAAAGGCGCAAAGACTCAGGGCAAAACCCTGCCGGTTGGCACTCTGATTTTTGACGATCTGGCGGCGATTGCCGCAGAACTTATCCACAACTAG